In Gorilla gorilla gorilla isolate KB3781 chromosome 12, NHGRI_mGorGor1-v2.1_pri, whole genome shotgun sequence, the following are encoded in one genomic region:
- the LOC101142327 gene encoding cytochrome b-c1 complex subunit 6, mitochondrial-like, with translation MGGSQMFYLIFTFTYLPDIGLEDERKMLTESGDPKEEEEEEGELVFLHQDPLTTVREQCQQLEKCVKAQERLELCDERVSSQSHTEEDCTEELFDFLHATDHCVAHKLFNNLK, from the exons ATGGGTGGGTCACAGATGTTTTATCTAATCTTCACATTCACTTACCTG CCAGACATAGGACTGGAGGACGAGAGAAAGATGCTGACCGAGTCCGGAGATcctaaggaggaggaagaagaagagggggAATTAGTGTTTCTACATCAGGATCCCCTAACAACAGTGAGAGAGCAATGCCAGCAGTTGGAGAAATGTGTAAAGGCCCAGGAGCGGCTGGAGCTCTGTGATGAGCGTGTATCCTCTCAATCACATACAGAAGAGGATTGCACGGAGGAGCTCTTTGACTTTTTGCATGCAACGGACCATTGCGTGGCCCACAAACTCTTTAACAACTTGAAATAA